The sequence GGATAGGCGAGTTTAAAAATCTGAGGAGTTaatgataaatatatttcaaatcttGATCAAGAGATGAAATCTACTTTTAGTCACGGGTCACTTAGAATTTGTTAGGTTTTAAAATTCTGGTTCTATGTAATGCAGTATGTATAGTACTTCAGAATAATTTTTGGGCACTGAGATGTGATTGGTTGTCTTAAAAGTATTTCTGGATATGACTTAAAGAATGAATGGGAGTGAAAGTATCTGCTGTCATGCTGGTGGAGTGTTCTTCCcctgtgggggtgaggggtggggatggtGGTTAGCAGATGCTAAAGTTAATTCCAGGTGCTCCAGGTGGTGGCTACTGATAAGATTGTTTGCCATCACCCTCACCCAATATTTTATATAAGTGCAATTTATTCAAGATGAGATTGTCTTGAGGTGGGGAAAGGGGTATCTTACAGGGATCTATCTCAATACCATTGTGGGAAGGAGTTTTTGGTCAcatagtcactaagttgtgtcgacttctttgtgatcccatggactacaccccaccaggctcctatttATAGGtattcccaggcaaggatactggagtgggtagcgaatcccttctccaggggatcttcgtgacccagagattgaaccccaagTGTtttacattgcaagtggattctttatcatctgggctgccagggaagcccacagctgAGTCTACATTTGAATGCCTAGATTAACCCTCAGTCGTTTTCCATCTCTGAACTTTCGCATCATCTGAGTCAAATTCTTACTAAGCTAGTTTGACTTTAATTCTTTTCTCTTGCTAGTGTAGGGCCAAAGAAAATATCATTAATAGAGTGCTTGCTATTAGCTAggctctgtatttattttttggagtaATTCACTGCATGTTTATCCCCAATTTACGGATGAGTAAGCAGCGTGCTTTGCCTCACTGGAAGTCATTCTTGGAAAATGGCAGCAGCCCAGGCAACCTGGCTCTAGGGCATGTAGACCTGTCTTGCTCCCAGCAGATTGATAGGACTCTGAATAACCTGCCCGTTGTGTGTTCTAAATATGCTTAACCCTCAGATAACTTCTATTTTCCCACTTGAATTTAAACATGACTTGAGTCAGACATTTGATTAGATGAAGTGATGAGTGCTGTGAATGGCGCTGTATGGGTGGCTTGCAGATTCTCAAAATTTTAAAGGTCTTTAATTTTGTACCTGCTATTTATATGTTTAATCATAGAATATGTCCCAAAGTGAACTGATTTTCCCACCTAGACTTCTTAGCCACAGTCTTAGCCATGTCTGGGCAACTCTgttctttcagatgttcaagtacTTGAGTCACCTTCACCCTGCACCCATTCTGTTGGAAACTCCTTTTAGTTCTTAGAAACATGCAGAATCCACTGCCTCCTCACTACTGTAACCCCAGACAGACACCATGCCCCATGTGAGCATTTCAGAGCCTCCCCATTGATCTGCTCCTACCTTTCCTCTTCAGACTATTATGGACACAAGGCAGAGGAAACCTGTTAACTCTGATGTTACTCCTACTTAACACCTCCAGTAGTTCTCTAGTAGGCAAAAGCCAAGGTATGAAGGCTTAGCAAGGATCTGTGCCGTGTCCTAATGTACCAACCTGCCCTTTTCCTCCCACTCCACGTTCGGCCATACAGGGCTTCAGACAGACCCCCAGCCTCACAGCTTCCTGTGTTTAATACTTGTTGCTAATAGAATGCTTCTCCCACACCTTCATGTGTATGGCATCTACCTATTGATATGAATAAAAGAACCAGTGTTTCCATGTCGAGGTATATACAGCATTTTTCTTCACTGAAATATACTTGAATAGAAAAATCTGATAATACACTGGTGCCAATTTAGTGTGATGCTAGATACTGTCATGTAAGATTGTGAATGAACTTCAAGGAAATAATAGAACGGTCCTGATATTCCTTTATTAGTACCAGTTTTTCAACTAAATTGTCTTTCGCCAGAGCTAAacaatttaatataaaaaaaatgccattttttttgttcatatggtatttataaaaaaaaaaagtacatagtgGTTAGTTTTGCAACAATTTGCTTTTTAGCCAGATGTATCATATAAATCTATGAAGGTAACAAATGAGATAAGAACAGTATAAATAAGGAGTTTTTGTAGTATTTACAGTGTATAGAAACTAGCCCAAATGGTGTTCTAAGAAATTTTAAGTTTACAAAGTTAAAGTGAAACTACTGATTCAGCATACTGATAACTTATTTTAATGCttcttaaaagttttatattttctacacTAGTTGAGTATAATTTTGCATAGAATTACTTATAAAGTATATTTCTGCATTTCACATCACAGTAGGAGCTTTTTTAGTATAACagtacaaaaaaacccaaaatcacTAGATCAGAAAAGGTCAAAATCTAGTTTTTCTTAATATCTGGCCTCTTGCTTTTGGGAACAAGGAATAcattgccatctcttgtttgctGCAAGGAGTATTCACTTGGAGAGTAAGGCTTTCCATCTTCATCACGTAGCATGCTGAAGACTTCAAGATACAAGGTGCTGAGTTGTTTTTTCAGTAGATGGAGGcttttgtcattttctcctctttctttgagcaatttttctttttcatcttttaaatgatCTAAATCTTGCTCCAGTTCCActatattttccagttttctttttctgcaatTCTGAGCAGCCACTTTATTCTTACCCCTCCTACGTATATCTCTAATTAATGCAAGTTGAGCCTCATTGAATTGCTCCTTGGACATCATTTCATTGAAGTCCTCAACTGGGAGGTTAATGATCTTTTCTACAGGGAATGGGATATGGAGAGCTTTTGCCCGTAGCTCATCTCTTGTGAGGTGAGCCTCCAAGCGGCTTGAATGTTTGTCTTTTGTGAATGGGGTTTTTCGATGACCAGGACTTACAGGCACTTCTTTCTTTGGTGCATTTGCacactgggaatcacgtgctgGAGCGCTCTTCCCCTGTGATGATGACAAAGGTTGGACTGGGTCCCCAGAAGGCCACACTGACTGTGTTTTGGGACCCTTCTGTTTGACATTTCCAGGGGCACTGTCTGTCTCTTCCATTTCAGAATCACTGAAGCCAAGCAGTGTGTCTCCGTAGATAGAAGATCCCACTGAGTGGTCTGGTGATGCCATGCTTGGACTTGTGTTCAGTGAAATGCCAGAGTcagaatcattgaattctgctgTTGTGCTTTCAGGGTGGTTTTGATTGAAGGCTTTACACAGTGATAGATCAGAGAGGTCAATGGGCCCGTTTAGAAGTTCAGAGAGTGACTGGCTTAAAGTAGCAGAGGAGGGCATGCCGTTGCTGGTACTGGGCTCTGCTACAAAAGCAGAATAAAATTCATCACCAAAATCTGTATTTACTGTGGCACTTGAATTTAATGAGTTCACTGTCAACTGGCTGGAGTCTTCAGTGGAGAGGATGCTGCTGAAGGAATCCTCAAAAGCGTTGAGAAAATGTGGGCTGCAGTTACCTACTTCTTTATCCAGTGAGGGCATTGATGAATAGAAATGGTAATTGTCAATTTCTGTCAGTTTGGTTTCTGGACTTGGAACTGTACTAGTCTCAGCCAGCTTGTCATTTTGAATATTAAGACACTGTGGAAAAGAAGTTTATACTATGTAAATCAAGGTTAGGCTATTTTTGATACTCGGTATCTGATGgttctctctccccacccacatTTTTCACCAGGCTCTTCCAGAATTGAGAGATAATTCCCACTTCCAACAGATCGTTACACCTAAGCATATGTAACATTTTCAGAGTTCCCAGATCAGACTTCAGGTTTATAACCTGATTGATCCTCAAGACATCCCGTCCATTTAACTAACAAAAGTTCACTGAAGTGAGCATGGTGCCCAGGCTATCCTAACTAATTTAAAAGCACCTTCCAATTCTTCCTATAAGTAGGTGGCATATAAATAATAACTGGAATGACTAATTTAAAGGGACTGAATATAAAATAGCATCTTTGGTATTCATTATACTAGATCTTAGTTACCTGTAATTCTGGAATGGATAACAGTTCCTCCCAAACTTGCTCAATCTCCTGCTGCATATCGTCTAAATCTGCAGTGGCTACCTGAACGACCAAAGTTTCAGGTGACTGAGCCTGATGAGGAGCAGTGAAGACTGGGCTCTCGGTGTGGCTGGGAATATCAGGAACAAGTGATTGAAACGTAGCCGAAGAAACCTAAAATTGAGAAGGCATTTGTATATGAATCTGCCACCAACAGTGGGTGGGTACAGTCCAAGGCCATCACAACATCTGAAGTTGGAATTGGCTGCAGTTACATATTTGTCATAACTGCTATTTCTATATGATGAAACAAATCTTTGTCTTGCCCAATTGACTCCAAGTTTATTCCTTAGCTTAACTGCTTTGCCCTGTGCATTTGAAGGTAAACTTCAAAATGCATAAGAACAATCTTTAGAATTTAATTTGTATCTATGTAACACCTAGTACAGtgattcagaaaataaattattaaaattgttAACCGAACAAGTCTTGGTTTTACTACCCAGCTTGCTTTCTACTCAAAGAAATCCGTTTCTAAGTACCTGTAACAAATGAGTTATTTGCTTCCATGGTTTTGCTGATGCATGCGTGCTTCTGTCTATGCAGGAGTAAACATTTCTTGTGGTTCTGCATTATATGGACAGAGGAAGGTGGTTTTTTTTGGCACCAAATGGTTACCTATAGGCTGAGGTTtctgcaataaatatttgctactaAAAtgctgttttatctttttaatggaGACTCATcaaggcaggggtccccaacctctgggacctaatgcctgatgatctgaggtagaactgatgtaataatagaaataaagtgcacaataaatgtaatgcccttGAAATCATCTTGGAaccatccccacctccccagtccatggaagaattgtcttccacaaaactgatcCCTGCtgccaaaaaggctggggacCACTGCACCAAAGTGATCAATGTAGGTTATATTAGACCCAGTTGTAGAGGTCTGCTGTCAATCAGACGTTAATACCTCATTGTCATCTACAAACGGGAATGTCTCTGCCAAAAGCTGCATGCAGTCATCGAAGTACAAATCATCTGCTTTGGGAATGTGGGCTACCTGCACAAAAGGGAAAGACATAGACGAGGAAAAAACTGTTCAGTGTTCATAAAATGTTTACAATCTAGTTAATCAAATACCTCTCTTCAGAAGTCAATTTAGTAAAAAGAGCACAGAATCAAAGCAGACTATCTGATTTCAAATCGTGGCCCCTTCAATTTATTGCCCAGTttctgggcaagttatttaacctctttgagctgcagttgctcatctgtaaagcagAATAATGGTAATTCATATAATTGTTGTGTTCATTAAATCAATCAATATTAAAACAGTGCTTGTCCCAGTACCATGAGTAATCCCTACTACAACAGTTCTACTACTGTCAGTACTGTTGCAGCTTCTTGATccttaaaataacaattttttataGCTTATAAAGCTCTTCCCTGTAATATATATGTCCTAATTGTTATACTCTGAGGTAAGTCAGTCAGGCATtgaattcatcaagaggctgagGTTGGGAAGTTTACTTAATAAGTAAAAGGCAAACCTGGAACTCAGATTAACCCCTGGGTCCATGTCCTTTGGGTCCTGCCCCACACCTTCCCGAGAACTGAGTGCCCCCTGTACCTGGGAGTAGTTGGCAGACCCACTGGTTTCTGATGGTATGTGTTGTGCTGGCTGAATGGGGAGGAATTCACCGGTCTCTTCATCTAGTTGTAACTGAGCAAAAAAGGCTTTCTCTTGCTCCTTTTGGAGTTGTTCTTGTCTTTCCTTTTCaagctttttctgtttttccagctCATGCTCCTTCTGTCGTTGACTGAAGTCAAAAACTTCTCGACTTACCCCGAGATCTATATCTTGCCTCCAAAGTATGTCAATCAAATCCATGTCctatgtttaaaacaaaaaaggaaggagagagaccatggttaaaatggttttaaaatagtAGATAACACATAATTTATACCACTGCTGATAGTAGGGGCTAGGGAGATTACAAATAAAATCTGAATGGGAACATAAGTCCAGTGTTCTGGAAGGACACAGTAATTCTATCCAGTGTTTGcatgtattcatttttctttttttttttttaatttttaattttttatttttatttttcagtgggttttgtcatacattgatgtgaatcagccatagagttacacgaattccccatcccagtctcccatcccacctccctctccacccgactcccccggatcctcccagcccaacaggcccgagcacttgactcatgcctcccacctgggctggtggtccgtttcaccacagataatatacatgctgttctttcgaaacatcccaccctccccttctcccacagagttcaaaagtctgttctgttcttctgcgtctcttcttctgccctgcatatagggccatcgttaccatctttctaaattccgtatatatcatttttcttaaaaaaaatcaccttcaaaCACAGCTATCCATTCTTAACATTTATTACTTGGATTTATTAATGAATTGGGAGATGGGAGAGGTCACTAAAAGCAAAGTAACAGATGTTGCACGTTAATGTTCTTGAATCAAAAGAAACCGCACACTTGTTTAATGGATCAGTAAAATTAGAGCAAGCACCCTGAGCCAATGGTTTATCATGAGAAATGGAGTTTGAAGAACATGACTGAATATGTGGAATTTCCTCCTAAACTTGCTTGCcagtttacagaggaggaaaaaactgCAAGTTAAACTCTTGCAGTTGTGAGAAACCACTTTTCTTTTGGTCTTTGCCTACAGTGGATTATCTTCTGCTTAGCACTTCTTGCTACATTTGTCTCCATGGTTACTTATTAAAAACAATTTCCTCTTGATCTGAGTTTTAACTCCTGAGGTACGACCATGTTGGTAAGGTCAAGTCCTAGTAACTGTAATCTTGTGACTGTGGTAAAGCAAGGGGCTGTCAGAAGAATTGCCAAAGGAGTATTGCCCAGTAGGCTCACTCCTGATAAATAACCCTCTGAATAACAcaagcccaaaaaaaaaaaaatggctccagGGAACAATGGACGGTAACGCGTTCTAACATAAGGGGAGAATCTTACAATGAGGGATTGGTTATTCTGATTTATATAACAAGGCTAGGCTTAGGCACCATGGCCAAATTTTCTAACTAAATAtgtcaaaaaaatttttctgaTTCAAAATTTAAGTTTTTGTTAAATAATCTGAATAGGAAATTTAAATCTTTCTATTTAATAGATCATTTACATTGAAGACAATGAGATGGAGATTGGAAAAATCAAGACAGAGAAAGGGAATTGGGGCTGAAGGCCAGCAGACTCAGTGTGCAAACATCGAACTGTGTATTGCAATTCAGACAACAGCTGGCAGCACTGGGCTGCCCAGTGCATTTACAGCTCTATTACCTTCAGCCGCCAAAGGACAGGAACAAGGTGGTTCCTTAGCTGAGCAATCAGGCTATTTCACCCAACCAAGTCCAAGCACAGATCACCCAACCTAGAGGCAGCCCAGCTACTGGAGAGTAGAGGCCACCTCCAGCCGTGATTGAAAGTTGGCATTCGAGTCTTAGACGCTGTGAAATCCTAGCTTTAAACAGTATAACTTAAAAGAGTACAAACCGCACACAGCAGGTATAGTTAAAGCAGTATCTGTAGCTCTTGAGAACTGGCTAGGGTATACCTATTTTTAAGGCAACATCTATTAAGATCTTTCCATATATGCCAAGCGATGTTTTAAGTACTTCAGATATATACAAACCAAGTCTCAAAACCACATGAAAAAAACAtgtatccctattttacaggtaAGTTTATTGAGGCTTAGATACTACTGGAAAGTGCCAGAACAGATATCTCAGGGGCTTCTCAcacggcgctagtggtaaaaaacccacctgccaatgcaggacatgtaagagacatgggttcagtccctgagtcgggaagatcccctgcaggaggaaatggcaagccactccagtgttgcctggagaatcccatgggcagaagagcttggtgggctacagtccatggggtcgcaaagagttggacacgactgagccactctTTCTTTTCACCTGGATTATGTTCCTGACCACAAGCAACAAAATAGAAATTGTGTAAAATTCAGTCATACATGACTTTTCTCAGGAGGATCCCCACTAAAACAATTTCCAttctaaaaattgttttgccttcAATGGGCATGTCTACACAAAGGTCATGTGAAAGAGAAAGGCCCAAGGTATAGAGAAACCTACCCTAAAGTTGTAATTAGGTTGGGCCATATCTTCTTGGGGCAATCTAAATACAGCTGAGTATCCTGTCTGGGCCATTCTCCAAACCGGAGCTAACAAGGTGGTAAGGAGACGTTTGGCACGTTCACACCTACTAAAGGCTCGtactaaaaattaaagaaatgtgtGCTCATACAGTTTCAACTGAACTCTATAGTTTCCTACCCTTCTCAAGAGCGGAACATGGAAAGCACACTGAACTCTTCAGAAGAGTCACAACAGAGAAACCCCAATACTTGTCTCTGTATTGGGGGGCCACGGACCACATCCCGCCCTCACGTTCCTCAGCCTGCCTGGGCCTGGGGCTTCTTGTTAAGAGGTCCCAGGATAAAAACCAGTACCCAGTTTTGGCTTTCCCATgaaaagcactgaagaatttatgttgGAAACACCTCACAAATATGAGTCCAAAGTATCCCTAGAACCCAGAACTATATGGGAggaaaatttctaatttattctaAAACTATCAGTGGCAATCACACCAAGAGTTGATGTAActtctttccctttcccggcTCTCATCAGATGAGATGTCTTGAATGGGTTCAGATAGTTACGCTGTACATTATTAACTATTCCATCCTACCCCTATAATACAGATTTTGGTGGATCAAATGAAACATGTGGAGGAACTTTCTCTGTAAATGTAAAGTATATGCAAGTACTGATATGCCTCCCAACGGGAATGGGTCCTACTGCTTGCTCTAAGTGAGTGACACCAAACTCCAGGCCAAAGGAGAAGAATGGAGTTGCAGACCTAACCGGAGTGGGAGCCTTGAAACAACACTCGGGTCTTGAAGCTACTTGGTTCCTTTTCAAAGAAGGTCGGAAATTGACCACTGGGCATATGTAATGGGTGttgtaaataaatgtaaacaacACACTTTTATGTAAACTTGTATGTACCCAAGTAACACCCTCTCAATTGCTGCTCAATTTCTGATATGACTGCCCTTCAATGCACAGCTCGAAACCAGTTCAGTGTTTTAAAACTCCCCATAACAATTAGGCAAGGGCACCTTGCTAGATCCTTTATCAACAAACAGgaaacataaaacacaaaatatcatTTCCAGCGATAACATCAAATTGCTCAATGCAGGTTGGGCAGCCTTCATGGAGATTATCACAGACCAAAACAGGTTTCAAAGTGTTCTCAGAGGTTTTGCTctgtatttttaagtgtatatgtTTGTTCTTGCCATGAGAGCTCTCTGAAAGAAAACATctgcttggaaaaaaaaagctgagtttTAACCACTTTGAATTCCTAAAACAAGTGTTCTGATGGTTGCTTGTCATAGCCTTGATATATCATACATCGTGTTGTTCAGATTTTCACCTCagtttcagagggaaaaaaatctgtgggCATTTGTTATTGTACGAAACATTCAAATAATTAAGAACAGCAGAAGTTTGTCCACACACATCTCACTGGCAGGGAGCCCCTCAGCCCCAGGACTGTAGTAAGCTGTCCTGAAAGAGCCCTGTGACTGGGCACGTGACTGACTCCACAAATGACCGATCTCTCTGCAAAGCTCTCAGACTGTCTAAGGGGAGACAGTTGGGATGGTGCCTGTAGCAGACAAGAGCATGACCACGGACAGGGTGGAAGGAAAATGGCTGAGGAGGAAGAAACTGCTCTTGCACACTTCACCCTGAGGCACCGAGGAAGCACAGCTGCCCTTCAACAGGGCGGAGAAGGAGggtctggggagggagggggaatgtATGGCTTTTCAACAGGCATCTCCTTAAGCTTCAAGGTGTTCCTGAGGGCGTTCCGCACTGGGTGTAGCCTTCACGTGCCACAGGGAGCAAATGCCATGCACCACACTTGGTGTCTgaatttttgttgctatttttcttttgtgatcCCTGAGTTATGTTGCTAGCTTGGCTTTGACAAAATAAGACAATGTATTAATACTAAGAAATGTTTGACAGTTCACATTAAATCACCATCTGGCCCAGTGGAAATAGTCATAttggaaaatgtatatatatcatCATTTGCCATCTGGGTAATCTGTTATTCGTTTTATGGGAAACCTGAAGTTGGACTATTAACTTGGGCCACTTTAAAACAAACATCTTTGTTCCAGGATAAACAAAGAAGAAAGCCCTTGAACATAGAATCCCAGAATAATGTCTTTTGCAAGCTAATTTTAGTGCTCTGAATAAACTAGCATTTTATCATGCTCAGATGATTCCCCCCAAATCAGAAAAGATAAAGCAAAGGTATTATGAACTCCTAAATTAAAGCAATTCCGTAAACCAAGGCTTTAGAAAAGCATCTAAAATGAAATGGTTTCTATCACATACATTCACACATATAAATGAAACCTGTACCCACAAccctttccctctttcccctctCCCATTCTCTGTTTTGTCCACAGGATGAAGGGAAGGTGATGGAAGGTTTCCTTCTAAACATAAGTTTCtctaataaagtattttttaaaaattgcaaggaAAACTCTATAAACAATAAAACCTGATCCTCACTTCCAGTCACATGGTATAAGTGTTAAGACAATGTCCCAGGTGATTCCTTCTTAAAATCATGTAATTCCACTAAGAAGACAGTAAatcttttaaagtttattctCCTGATATTGATCCCTCCACCCAAATATTAACAACTAGCATTCAGAGTCTAAATTACACCCAGTAATACTTTTCTTTCAGACATTTCAGTCTTTATATCATACCCAGATAGTTATATTATTAACCTAAAAGCCAAATctggtttaatatttttttccatagaaGCTACACAAATATTTTGGGCAAAACCAGATGGAACATTAATCACATCCTACCATCCCTTAAGAACACAGGTCAAATTAACAGCTATAGGAAGGTACAGAAACAAGTGAGGGTGTGCTCAGATCCTGAAGAACTGATTAAACAATATAAAAGGTCTTGATTTACAAGCCTCTCCTCTGCAGTATGGATCCTTACCACTAAAGGAAAAGAACACCAAGcaggtgtgtttttaaaatacatctcGCTGATGACTGTTCTCTTTGATAATATTTATCTGCCTATTTACTTCTTTCCTGCTTCATCACAAGAAGATACAACACAACGAGGTCAATAGTTTTCTCAGAATTCTAGAGAAGGCAGATGACAGGTTATTCTTTATAGTCTGCCCACATTCAGGTACTTTTGATTCTACTGATCTGATTTGCTAATTTCTGAACACATTGCTATAATAATTGTGAAGTAAGTGGTTAAAGACAAAGGTAAAAAAAACATTTATACAGAATCATAGAATGTTACAGGTGGAAGAGGCCTTACAGACACTGAGGTCAAGTGTAAATGTCACTGGGTTAATTTCTGTGTAACTACAGCTCCATTTAAACAAATAACTGGCCTTGCAACCAGTTTATACGTCAGCAGAGACCCCTAATAGGTAATAATAGTTACCACTAATCCGAGTTTTCCTTCTAGAGTAAATTTACTAAGGATTATTTCCTCAGTCTTCAATAACTAGCA is a genomic window of Muntiacus reevesi chromosome 3, mMunRee1.1, whole genome shotgun sequence containing:
- the NFE2L2 gene encoding nuclear factor erythroid 2-related factor 2 isoform X1 yields the protein MMDLELPPPGLPSQQDMDLIDILWRQDIDLGVSREVFDFSQRQKEHELEKQKKLEKERQEQLQKEQEKAFFAQLQLDEETGEFLPIQPAQHIPSETSGSANYSQVAHIPKADDLYFDDCMQLLAETFPFVDDNEVSSATFQSLVPDIPSHTESPVFTAPHQAQSPETLVVQVATADLDDMQQEIEQVWEELLSIPELQCLNIQNDKLAETSTVPSPETKLTEIDNYHFYSSMPSLDKEVGNCSPHFLNAFEDSFSSILSTEDSSQLTVNSLNSSATVNTDFGDEFYSAFVAEPSTSNGMPSSATLSQSLSELLNGPIDLSDLSLCKAFNQNHPESTTAEFNDSDSGISLNTSPSMASPDHSVGSSIYGDTLLGFSDSEMEETDSAPGNVKQKGPKTQSVWPSGDPVQPLSSSQGKSAPARDSQCANAPKKEVPVSPGHRKTPFTKDKHSSRLEAHLTRDELRAKALHIPFPVEKIINLPVEDFNEMMSKEQFNEAQLALIRDIRRRGKNKVAAQNCRKRKLENIVELEQDLDHLKDEKEKLLKERGENDKSLHLLKKQLSTLYLEVFSMLRDEDGKPYSPSEYSLQQTRDGNVFLVPKSKRPDIKKN
- the NFE2L2 gene encoding nuclear factor erythroid 2-related factor 2 isoform X2, which gives rise to MDLIDILWRQDIDLGVSREVFDFSQRQKEHELEKQKKLEKERQEQLQKEQEKAFFAQLQLDEETGEFLPIQPAQHIPSETSGSANYSQVAHIPKADDLYFDDCMQLLAETFPFVDDNEVSSATFQSLVPDIPSHTESPVFTAPHQAQSPETLVVQVATADLDDMQQEIEQVWEELLSIPELQCLNIQNDKLAETSTVPSPETKLTEIDNYHFYSSMPSLDKEVGNCSPHFLNAFEDSFSSILSTEDSSQLTVNSLNSSATVNTDFGDEFYSAFVAEPSTSNGMPSSATLSQSLSELLNGPIDLSDLSLCKAFNQNHPESTTAEFNDSDSGISLNTSPSMASPDHSVGSSIYGDTLLGFSDSEMEETDSAPGNVKQKGPKTQSVWPSGDPVQPLSSSQGKSAPARDSQCANAPKKEVPVSPGHRKTPFTKDKHSSRLEAHLTRDELRAKALHIPFPVEKIINLPVEDFNEMMSKEQFNEAQLALIRDIRRRGKNKVAAQNCRKRKLENIVELEQDLDHLKDEKEKLLKERGENDKSLHLLKKQLSTLYLEVFSMLRDEDGKPYSPSEYSLQQTRDGNVFLVPKSKRPDIKKN